One window of candidate division WOR-3 bacterium genomic DNA carries:
- a CDS encoding MFS transporter: protein MKISYLLPRGFPSDIWTLFATSIISAVGFSVTMPYMSLYLNNVLHIPMSLVGGILMTAQILGAFVGLYGGEISDRFGRKFIMVRSLAARFLLFTLIGIIIGKWHNGYVIFVFLLLNSILFSFYIPASQAYVADLTRENQRLKAYGLLRMGGNLGWALGPALGGLLATIDYAYLFFVTAFCMLIATLVLQIFCKESGDFRKRNDESTLPNHTNNKKIAVDLREIFSVLKDRKFLSFTMISLAIFIVWGQLVSPLSIYSVNRIGITKSQLGILFSINGFMVVIFQYFITHLIPEKKELQALWVGSLIYGIGYLTLGFAQNFSFLIFTMVIITIAEMVITPSSQSYASRIARSENRGRYLAFYNLSQTFGWALGPLLGGILLDIFPGRSIYIWVIIFLIAILAAIGFMLFKNINEQD, encoded by the coding sequence ATGAAAATTTCCTATCTCCTGCCCCGCGGTTTTCCTTCGGATATCTGGACGCTTTTCGCTACTAGCATCATCAGTGCGGTGGGCTTTTCTGTCACCATGCCCTATATGAGCCTGTATCTGAACAATGTCCTTCATATCCCAATGAGTCTTGTCGGAGGGATCTTAATGACTGCTCAAATACTCGGAGCATTTGTTGGACTTTATGGAGGAGAAATAAGCGATAGGTTTGGTCGAAAATTCATCATGGTTCGTTCTCTGGCTGCTCGGTTTTTGCTCTTCACACTCATCGGAATAATCATTGGGAAGTGGCATAATGGCTATGTGATCTTTGTTTTTCTCCTTCTCAATTCCATATTATTCTCTTTCTATATCCCTGCCTCACAAGCCTATGTGGCAGATTTAACCCGAGAAAATCAAAGACTCAAAGCTTACGGGTTATTGCGCATGGGTGGGAATTTGGGCTGGGCATTAGGACCAGCACTTGGTGGGCTTCTCGCCACAATTGACTATGCCTATCTGTTCTTTGTAACCGCCTTCTGTATGCTCATTGCCACATTGGTTTTACAAATTTTTTGTAAAGAATCCGGGGATTTCCGAAAAAGAAATGACGAGAGCACACTCCCTAATCATACCAACAATAAGAAAATTGCCGTTGATTTAAGAGAAATATTTTCGGTGCTCAAGGACCGTAAGTTTCTCAGCTTTACCATGATTTCCTTAGCGATTTTTATTGTCTGGGGACAACTCGTCTCTCCTTTATCAATCTATTCGGTCAATAGAATCGGAATAACGAAAAGCCAGTTGGGAATTTTATTTTCCATTAACGGCTTTATGGTGGTGATATTTCAATACTTCATCACCCATCTCATACCCGAAAAAAAAGAACTTCAAGCGTTGTGGGTGGGTTCTTTGATTTACGGGATAGGTTATCTTACTTTAGGTTTTGCCCAAAACTTCTCGTTTCTTATTTTCACCATGGTGATCATAACCATTGCCGAAATGGTTATCACCCCTTCGAGTCAGAGTTATGCTTCAAGGATTGCCCGAAGTGAAAATCGGGGGCGGTATCTGGCATTCTACAACCTATCCCAGACCTTTGGCTGGGCATTGGGCCCCCTCCTGGGTGGTATTCTTCTCGATATATTCCCAGGTCGTTCCATTTACATCTGGGTAATCATTTTCTTGATTGCCATTCTTGCGGCGATTGGTTTTATGCTTTTTAAAAACATTAACGAACAGGATTGA